A window of Ipomoea triloba cultivar NCNSP0323 chromosome 2, ASM357664v1 contains these coding sequences:
- the LOC116010126 gene encoding trans-resveratrol di-O-methyltransferase-like — protein MELQENEILHAQTHICNHSLNFINSVSLICAVELGIADIIHSHGRPITLQQLAHALRINNAKADHLARLMRLLIRSGFFLDDKDGYALAPPSCLLLKDHPFCMAPFMKGSYTIFTGPWHRVSEWFHNDDPTPFQTAHGTTFWDSAAQDPELSRYFNQAMASDTLLLMSLMRKHCRGVFEGLDSLVDVGGGTGMAARAIADEFPDMKCTVLDLPHVVAGLEGTKNLTYVAGNMFEAIPPAHAVFLKWIMHDWNDEDCVTILKKCKEAIPKRENGGKVIIVDVILGATQNGDDESIQTQLFMDFLMMVYYGGRERTLKEWVKIFNDAGFTNYITIQLGSRSLFQLFP, from the exons ATGGAATTGCAGGAGAATGAGATTCTTCACGCCCAAACTCACATATGCAACCACAGTTTAAACTTCATAAACTCTGTCTCTCTCATATGTGCAGTTGAGCTAGGCATAGCAGACATCATTCACAGTCACGGTCGACCCATCACGCTTCAACAATTGGCCCACGCCCTCCGCATCAACAACGCAAAAGCCGACCACCTTGCTCGCCTCATGCGCCTCTTGATTCGTTCCGGCTTCTTTCTTGACGACAAAGATGGGTATGCCCTCGCACCTCCCTCGTGTCTTCTCCTTAAGGACCATCCCTTCTGTATGGCACCTTTCATGAAAGGTTCATATACCATATTTACTGGACCGTGGCACCGTGTCAGTGAGTGGTTCCACAACGATGATCCCACGCCGTTCCAAACGGCCCACgggacaacattttgggacagCGCAGCCCAGGATCCGGAGCTCAGCCGTTACTTTAACCAAGCCATGGCCTCTGATACCCTACTTTTGATGAGCTTGATGAGGAAGCATTGTAGGGGAGTTTTTGAGGGGTTGGATTCCCTAGTAGATGTCGGAGGTGGCACCGGGATGGCGGCCAGAGCCATCGCCGATGAGTTTCCCGATATGAAGTGTACTGTTTTGGATCTTCCACATGTGGTTGCCGGCTTAGAAGGGACCAAGAATTTGACCTATGTTGCTGGAAACATGTTTGAGGCCATACCTCCTGCTCATGCAGTTTTTCTAAAG TGGATAATGCACGATTGGAATGATGAGGATTGTGTTACAATACTAAAGAAATGCAAAGAAGCAATTCCTAAGAGAGAAAATGGAGGAAAGGTGATAATTGTTGATGTGATTTTAGGCGCCACCCAAAATGGAGATGATGAGTCAATTCAAACCCAACTTTTTATGGATTTTCTAATGATGGTTTATTATGGTGGGCGAGAGAGAACATTAAAAGAATGGGTGAAGATTTTTAATGATGCTGGTTTTACCAATTATATAACAATTCAACTGGGATCAAGGTCTCTTTTTCAACTCTTTCCGTAG